In the genome of Criblamydia sequanensis CRIB-18, one region contains:
- the groL gene encoding chaperonin GroEL (60 kDa chaperone family; promotes refolding of misfolded polypeptides especially under stressful conditions; forms two stacked rings of heptamers to form a barrel-shaped 14mer; ends can be capped by GroES; misfolded proteins enter the barrel where they are refolded when GroES binds) has protein sequence MAAKEIKFKEEARQKILKGVRTLADAVKVTLGPKGRNVIIDKSYGAPHITKDGVTVAKEIELEDKNENMGAQMVKEVASKTADKAGDGTTTATVLAEAIYSEGLRNIAAGANPMDLKRGMEEALKVVKDELAKMSKKVQKQEEIAQVATISANNDKEIGDIIAKAMEKVGKDGTITVEEAKGFETTLDVVEGMHFDRGYLSAYFMTDPETQEAVLEDAYVLISEKKISSIKDMIPILQAVAETGRPILIIAEDVEGEALATLVVNRLRGGLKVAAVKAPGFGDRRKAMLEDIAIITGGEVISEEIGLKLESTTLKQLGQVKKAVISKDETVLVDGKGDKKKIQERAALIRRQIEESDSDYDREKLHERLAKLVGGVAVIRVGAATEVEMKEKKDRVDDAQHATKAAVEEGTVPGGGVAFIRCIPLLESLLQKLEGDQRTGAMIIAHTLSAPLRQIAENAGKEGSIIVQDVKKMTPATRGYNALTDTFVDMYEAGILDPTKVVRTALENAISIAGILLTTEAIVVEMPEEKSAQAAMPAMDY, from the coding sequence ATGGCTGCTAAAGAAATTAAATTTAAAGAAGAAGCTCGCCAAAAAATTCTTAAGGGCGTACGAACACTTGCTGACGCTGTAAAAGTAACTCTCGGTCCAAAGGGACGCAATGTCATCATCGATAAATCTTATGGCGCACCTCACATCACAAAAGATGGAGTGACTGTAGCTAAAGAAATCGAGCTGGAAGACAAAAATGAGAACATGGGCGCTCAAATGGTGAAAGAAGTCGCAAGTAAAACTGCAGACAAAGCAGGCGATGGAACCACCACTGCGACAGTTTTAGCTGAAGCCATTTATTCTGAAGGACTTCGAAACATTGCTGCGGGCGCCAATCCAATGGATTTAAAACGCGGCATGGAAGAAGCTTTAAAAGTTGTAAAAGACGAACTTGCTAAAATGAGCAAAAAAGTTCAAAAGCAAGAAGAAATCGCACAAGTGGCTACTATCTCCGCTAACAACGACAAAGAAATTGGTGACATCATCGCCAAGGCCATGGAAAAAGTCGGCAAAGATGGAACGATCACAGTTGAAGAAGCCAAGGGCTTTGAAACGACACTTGATGTCGTTGAGGGTATGCACTTTGACCGAGGCTATCTCTCCGCTTACTTCATGACCGATCCTGAAACGCAAGAAGCTGTTCTTGAAGATGCTTATGTTTTGATCTCCGAAAAGAAAATTTCGAGCATTAAAGACATGATCCCTATTCTTCAAGCGGTAGCGGAAACCGGAAGACCCATTTTAATTATTGCAGAAGATGTTGAAGGCGAAGCTTTAGCAACTCTTGTTGTAAACCGTCTTCGAGGTGGTCTAAAAGTGGCGGCTGTTAAAGCTCCGGGCTTTGGCGATAGAAGAAAAGCCATGCTTGAAGACATTGCTATCATTACAGGCGGCGAAGTTATCAGCGAAGAAATCGGCCTAAAGCTTGAATCGACTACTCTAAAACAACTCGGGCAAGTCAAAAAAGCGGTTATCTCTAAAGATGAGACTGTTTTAGTGGATGGCAAAGGCGATAAGAAAAAGATTCAAGAGCGCGCCGCTTTAATTAGAAGACAGATCGAAGAGTCCGATTCTGATTATGATCGTGAAAAACTTCATGAGCGTTTAGCAAAACTTGTTGGCGGTGTTGCCGTTATTCGAGTAGGGGCTGCCACTGAAGTTGAGATGAAAGAAAAGAAAGATCGCGTGGACGATGCTCAGCATGCGACAAAAGCTGCTGTTGAAGAAGGTACCGTTCCAGGCGGCGGAGTCGCTTTCATTCGCTGCATTCCCCTTCTTGAGTCGCTCTTACAGAAACTTGAGGGAGATCAAAGAACAGGCGCTATGATCATCGCTCATACTTTGAGCGCGCCTCTTCGTCAAATTGCAGAAAATGCCGGAAAAGAAGGTTCTATCATTGTTCAAGATGTCAAAAAAATGACACCTGCAACAAGAGGGTATAACGCTTTGACTGATACTTTTGTAGATATGTATGAAGCGGGTATCTTGGACCCAACTAAAGTGGTTCGAACAGCTCTTGAAAACGCGATTTCAATCGCCGGAATCTTGCTTACAACAGAAGCAATTGTTGTCGAGATGCCGGAAGAAAAATCTGCGCAAGCCGCCATGCCTGCAATGGACTACTAA
- a CDS encoding F-box/WD repeat-containing protein produces MNGTSIISTGQTPYSEESQTHTHINDLPDELLLEIFSKLELEPLERSSLTNLICKRWNALSFDPYVIKNLFFTSLPQTAQLFQKENAHTKADYDFFLRSLKSDARMRSSKAKPLIRVLEDTSSVTSLQVVNRKIFWGSDDKTIRIWDTDSRQELKVLKGHTGLVFSLQVVNGKIFGGFCNGKIRVWDIDSGKEIKVLNGHTRTVHCLQVVDGKIYSGSYDQTIRIWDIDSEKEIKVFRGYEGAVQCLQVHDGKIYSGSFDGTIRIWDIEQGKEIKVLRGHTYEVNCLKVVDGKVFSGSGDKTIRIWDIDSGKEIKVLSGHTKPVYSLEVVDGKVFSGSSDDTIRIWDINSGKQLKRLNTPDGWAYRLNVVDGKIFFKTRNGIQIFDFNVPQ; encoded by the coding sequence ATGAACGGGACAAGCATTATTAGTACGGGCCAGACCCCTTATTCAGAAGAGTCGCAGACTCACACTCACATCAATGACTTGCCGGATGAGCTTCTTCTGGAAATTTTTTCAAAGCTTGAGCTTGAACCTCTCGAAAGGTCTAGTTTGACTAATTTGATTTGCAAACGATGGAATGCCTTAAGTTTTGATCCTTATGTAATAAAAAATTTATTTTTTACATCGCTGCCTCAAACCGCTCAACTTTTTCAGAAAGAGAACGCTCACACGAAAGCAGATTATGATTTTTTCTTGCGCAGCTTGAAAAGTGATGCGCGCATGCGCTCCTCGAAGGCCAAACCTTTGATTCGGGTATTGGAAGATACGAGTAGCGTAACAAGTTTGCAGGTGGTTAATAGAAAAATCTTCTGGGGATCCGATGATAAAACAATTCGGATATGGGATACCGATTCTAGACAAGAGCTCAAAGTGCTTAAAGGGCATACAGGTTTGGTATTTTCTTTGCAGGTGGTTAATGGAAAAATCTTCGGCGGGTTTTGTAATGGGAAGATTAGGGTATGGGATATCGATTCTGGAAAAGAAATCAAAGTACTTAATGGGCATACGAGGACGGTACATTGTCTGCAGGTGGTTGATGGAAAAATTTACAGCGGATCCTATGATCAAACAATTCGGATATGGGATATCGATTCGGAAAAAGAAATCAAAGTGTTTAGAGGGTATGAAGGAGCGGTACAATGTCTGCAAGTGCATGATGGAAAAATTTACAGCGGATCCTTTGATGGAACAATTCGGATATGGGATATCGAGCAAGGAAAAGAAATCAAAGTGCTTAGGGGGCATACGTATGAGGTAAATTGTTTAAAGGTGGTTGATGGAAAAGTTTTCAGCGGATCTGGTGATAAAACGATCCGGATATGGGATATCGATTCTGGAAAAGAAATCAAAGTACTTAGTGGGCATACGAAGCCGGTGTATTCTCTAGAGGTGGTTGATGGAAAAGTTTTCAGCGGATCTAGCGATGACACGATTCGGATATGGGATATTAATTCGGGAAAACAACTCAAGCGGCTAAATACACCTGATGGGTGGGCATATAGGTTAAATGTAGTGGATGGAAAAATTTTCTTTAAAACACGTAACGGAATTCAAATATTCGACTTTAATGTCCCGCAGTAA
- a CDS encoding co-chaperone GroES: protein MTQTQTMKTTNLKPLGNRILVQRLEADEKLAGGIILPDSAKKKQEQAKVIAVGTGKKDKQGNFIPLEFKVGDIILMEKYSGQEVTLEDEEYIILRSDDVIAIIEK, encoded by the coding sequence ATGACTCAAACACAGACAATGAAAACAACCAATCTAAAGCCTCTCGGCAATCGTATTCTTGTTCAAAGACTTGAAGCTGATGAGAAATTAGCCGGCGGAATTATCCTCCCCGATTCAGCAAAGAAAAAACAAGAACAAGCTAAAGTTATAGCTGTCGGAACCGGCAAAAAAGACAAACAGGGCAACTTCATCCCCCTAGAGTTCAAAGTAGGCGACATCATTTTGATGGAAAAATACTCAGGTCAAGAAGTGACACTCGAAGACGAAGAGTACATCATCCTTCGCTCAGACGATGTGATTGCCATAATCGAAAAATAA
- the pepF gene encoding oligoendopeptidase F, protein MTVKRKDVLVEDQWDLNSLYLSINDWKGEFEKLCPTGKPKWPEILSDHDIIKKGPEALKTLLDTFFTIDRQLSKLYTYVARKQDEDLSNEENKQALSLIFSLLQQFHEKISWIEPEILALDEAVFNEYLNSKILAPYHFFLEKLHKLKAHTLSADKEMLLAMTSKAFQAAPKAFEALNNADFKFGKVKDGKNEDHELTHASYNKIIRSHDRTLRKNAFKAFHQVFKEHENGLAELLKGAIEHHVFVARARKYPTSLEAALYPNNIPTSVYHSLIEAVNEKLPVLHKYLDLRKKILNVGPLHLYDMYVPLTSDVHIEMSYKEAEDVIIEAVAPLGEEYQSILKKGFKEEGWVDRYENEGKRSGAYSSGCYDSHPYILMNFKGTLRDVFTLAHEAGHSMHTHLSKSQPYQYHSYPIFLAEVASTLNEELLMRHLLKKFTKKEEKIYLINEKIEDIRATLFRQTMFAEFELLIHEKADKNEPLTPGIFKEIFHNLNRKYFGEDVIIDEEALPEWSRIPHFYYNFYVYQYATGISAALAIAKNIFEKGNQKEVLNFLKSGGSLYPIDALAKVGVDLRTKTPIISALDTFETLVDQMESLIQSKN, encoded by the coding sequence ATGACGGTAAAGAGGAAAGATGTTTTGGTTGAAGATCAATGGGACTTAAACTCTCTCTACCTTTCCATCAACGATTGGAAAGGGGAATTTGAAAAATTATGCCCGACCGGAAAACCAAAATGGCCGGAAATACTTTCCGATCATGATATTATTAAAAAAGGCCCTGAAGCTTTAAAAACGCTTTTAGACACTTTTTTCACAATTGATCGCCAACTTTCCAAGCTCTATACTTATGTTGCAAGAAAGCAAGATGAAGACCTTTCAAACGAAGAAAATAAGCAAGCCCTTTCCCTCATTTTTTCCCTTCTACAGCAGTTTCATGAAAAAATCTCTTGGATAGAGCCTGAAATTCTTGCTTTAGATGAGGCTGTCTTTAATGAATACTTAAACTCAAAGATCCTAGCGCCTTATCATTTCTTCTTAGAAAAATTGCATAAATTGAAAGCTCATACCTTATCGGCCGATAAGGAAATGCTTCTTGCCATGACCTCAAAGGCTTTTCAAGCAGCTCCAAAAGCTTTTGAAGCTTTGAATAACGCAGACTTTAAGTTCGGAAAAGTGAAAGATGGAAAAAATGAAGACCATGAATTAACTCATGCAAGCTACAATAAGATCATTAGATCCCATGATAGAACCTTAAGAAAAAATGCTTTTAAAGCTTTCCATCAAGTGTTTAAAGAACATGAAAATGGATTAGCCGAGCTTTTAAAAGGCGCTATTGAACACCATGTATTTGTTGCACGAGCAAGAAAATACCCAACATCCCTTGAAGCCGCCCTTTACCCCAATAACATTCCGACAAGCGTTTATCATTCATTGATCGAAGCTGTAAATGAGAAGCTTCCCGTACTCCATAAGTATCTTGATCTTAGAAAAAAAATCTTAAATGTCGGGCCGCTTCATCTTTATGACATGTATGTCCCGCTTACCTCCGATGTTCATATTGAAATGAGCTATAAGGAAGCTGAAGATGTGATTATTGAAGCCGTAGCCCCTCTTGGCGAAGAGTACCAATCCATCTTAAAAAAAGGCTTTAAAGAAGAAGGATGGGTCGACCGTTATGAAAATGAGGGCAAAAGATCGGGCGCTTACTCAAGCGGCTGTTATGATAGCCACCCTTACATCTTAATGAATTTCAAAGGCACCTTAAGGGACGTTTTTACACTCGCCCATGAAGCCGGCCATAGCATGCATACTCATTTAAGTAAATCGCAGCCCTATCAATATCACTCCTACCCTATTTTTTTAGCTGAAGTCGCCTCTACTTTAAATGAAGAACTTCTAATGCGGCACCTCTTAAAAAAATTCACCAAGAAAGAGGAAAAAATCTATCTAATTAACGAGAAGATCGAAGACATTCGAGCCACCCTTTTTAGACAGACGATGTTCGCTGAATTTGAACTTCTGATTCATGAAAAGGCGGATAAAAATGAGCCGCTTACGCCGGGTATTTTCAAAGAGATCTTCCACAATCTAAATAGGAAGTATTTTGGCGAAGATGTCATCATCGATGAGGAGGCCTTACCTGAATGGTCTCGAATCCCTCACTTCTACTACAATTTTTATGTGTATCAGTATGCCACCGGAATTAGCGCCGCGCTTGCAATCGCAAAAAATATTTTTGAGAAAGGAAATCAGAAAGAAGTTCTTAACTTCTTAAAAAGCGGAGGCTCTCTTTATCCTATTGATGCTCTTGCAAAAGTTGGCGTTGATTTACGGACTAAAACGCCTATAATTTCAGCGCTTGATACTTTCGAAACTTTAGTGGACCAGATGGAAAGCTTAATCCAAAGCAAAAATTAG
- a CDS encoding bifunctional nuclease family protein, translated as MFSELIQLSFDKIMQTRSYTVIILAAQGKRFAIYTDPSIGKALQMYLTGTEKQRPLTHDLIDSIFQGLDVRIKQVVINDLQDTVYYARLFIEQTIDDIRHIIEIDARPSDCIILALMNNVPVFCTKEVLDRTVPIEE; from the coding sequence ATGTTTTCTGAACTAATACAGCTTTCATTCGATAAAATCATGCAGACTCGTTCTTATACTGTCATTATTTTGGCAGCTCAAGGCAAACGATTTGCCATTTATACCGACCCTTCGATTGGAAAAGCTTTGCAGATGTATCTGACCGGAACTGAAAAGCAAAGGCCCTTGACTCACGATTTGATCGACTCGATCTTCCAAGGACTCGATGTCCGTATAAAACAAGTCGTTATCAACGATCTTCAAGACACCGTTTATTATGCTCGTTTATTTATTGAACAGACAATTGATGATATTCGCCATATCATTGAAATTGATGCGCGCCCAAGCGATTGCATTATTTTAGCTTTGATGAACAACGTGCCTGTCTTTTGCACCAAAGAAGTGTTAGACAGGACAGTCCCGATTGAAGAATAG
- a CDS encoding HPr family phosphocarrier protein, which yields MKENSNQKKTCPSQARAYFVVQNDRGIHTRPATEIVRLASQFKCDLRLNYRKIEVNARSILGILMLEAGKGARILVKAKGDDAEEAILAMKKLASEQFHIKY from the coding sequence ATGAAAGAAAATTCAAATCAAAAAAAAACGTGTCCGTCTCAAGCAAGAGCTTATTTTGTAGTTCAAAACGATAGAGGCATTCACACCCGTCCGGCAACAGAAATTGTTCGGCTAGCTTCCCAGTTTAAGTGCGACCTTCGTTTGAACTATCGAAAAATAGAAGTGAATGCGAGGTCTATTCTTGGAATTTTGATGCTGGAAGCCGGAAAAGGAGCTCGAATCCTTGTAAAGGCGAAAGGGGATGATGCTGAGGAAGCAATTCTTGCCATGAAAAAACTTGCAAGCGAACAGTTTCATATAAAGTATTGA
- a CDS encoding Nif3-like dinuclear metal center hexameric protein, giving the protein MSLQELVGRFDNLLNPASFLDACPNGLQIEGKKEIGKMAFAVSASLNVIETAISKGADSLFVHHGLFWNKDPYPIVGYKYKRIKALIDNNVSLFAYHLPLDAHVSVGNNWKAAIDLGFQSLEPFGEYDKKKIGVKGEFPEIDREVFKIKLEKYYGCPVNALFGGEKKISSAALISGNAWRKIEEAAAEGVGCFITGCGDEPVTHLSHELGINFFALGHHASEKIGPIAVRDYVSGLGIETFFIDEDNPY; this is encoded by the coding sequence ATTTCTTTACAAGAGCTTGTAGGCCGTTTCGATAATCTTTTAAACCCGGCAAGCTTTTTAGATGCTTGTCCTAATGGACTTCAAATCGAAGGTAAAAAAGAAATCGGAAAAATGGCTTTTGCGGTAAGTGCAAGCTTAAATGTCATCGAGACGGCTATTTCAAAAGGAGCCGATTCTCTTTTTGTGCATCATGGTTTATTTTGGAATAAGGATCCTTACCCAATAGTTGGATATAAATATAAGAGAATCAAGGCATTAATAGACAACAATGTTTCGCTTTTTGCTTACCATTTGCCCCTAGATGCTCATGTCAGTGTCGGAAATAATTGGAAAGCAGCGATTGACCTTGGTTTTCAGTCGCTTGAACCTTTTGGCGAATATGATAAAAAGAAAATCGGTGTAAAAGGGGAGTTTCCCGAGATTGATAGGGAAGTGTTTAAAATTAAACTTGAAAAGTACTATGGATGTCCTGTCAATGCTCTTTTTGGAGGAGAGAAGAAAATTTCTTCTGCGGCTTTAATTTCCGGGAATGCCTGGAGAAAAATTGAAGAGGCTGCAGCAGAAGGGGTTGGGTGCTTTATTACAGGGTGCGGTGATGAACCCGTAACCCATTTAAGCCATGAGCTTGGCATCAATTTTTTTGCTTTGGGTCATCATGCAAGTGAAAAGATTGGTCCAATAGCGGTTAGAGATTATGTGAGCGGGCTTGGCATAGAAACTTTCTTTATAGATGAGGATAACCCCTATTAG
- a CDS encoding F-box/WD repeat-containing protein produces MNVSDITLKTGITPFSKEAEINQTHINDLPDEILLHIFSSLGLEALANSSLTCKRWNALSFDPFVIRNIFFKLMPQTAERYKNRGLDAKDKDFFLSSLKSNARIGSSKIQPLNRLLIKSVDRINCWQIVDGKVFGGSYDGTIRIWDIDSGEELQVLVGHTGIPS; encoded by the coding sequence ATGAATGTATCTGACATTACACTTAAAACTGGCATAACCCCTTTTTCAAAAGAAGCGGAAATAAATCAGACTCATATCAATGACTTACCCGATGAAATTCTTCTACACATTTTTTCAAGCCTTGGGCTCGAAGCTCTTGCAAACTCTAGTTTAACCTGTAAACGTTGGAACGCCTTAAGTTTTGATCCCTTCGTAATCCGAAATATATTTTTTAAATTGATGCCTCAAACTGCTGAGCGGTATAAGAACAGGGGACTTGATGCCAAAGATAAGGATTTCTTCTTGAGTAGCTTAAAAAGTAATGCTCGCATCGGCTCTTCGAAAATTCAACCTTTGAACCGGTTACTAATAAAGAGTGTAGATAGAATAAATTGTTGGCAGATCGTCGATGGAAAGGTTTTCGGTGGATCCTATGACGGAACGATTCGAATATGGGATATCGATTCAGGAGAAGAACTCCAGGTGCTAGTCGGACATACAGGAATCCCTTCGTAA
- the rpiA gene encoding ribose-5-phosphate isomerase RpiA: protein MDLITDAKKRAAKEALKFIKDGMLVGLGSGSTASFFITYLGESKLKVKGIPTSKASEKLAKFYGIPLLDPEKVSTLDVDVDGADEVDPQKRLIKGGGGALLREKITAKMSTQMIVIVDEKKCVKKLGAFPLPVEVARFGFAATKKEIENLGFNATLRLNKKKNHPFLTDQRNFILDLKWNSPQKITPENADLFLKSIPGVIETGFFFNLATKILVGKENGKVEIL from the coding sequence ATGGATCTTATAACTGATGCCAAAAAAAGGGCAGCCAAGGAAGCTTTAAAATTTATCAAGGACGGGATGTTAGTAGGGCTTGGCTCGGGGTCGACAGCCTCGTTTTTCATCACCTATCTTGGAGAGAGCAAGCTAAAAGTCAAGGGAATCCCAACTTCCAAAGCGTCTGAAAAACTCGCTAAATTTTATGGCATCCCTCTACTCGACCCCGAAAAAGTCTCAACCCTTGATGTCGATGTTGATGGAGCTGATGAAGTTGACCCGCAAAAAAGACTCATTAAAGGCGGCGGCGGCGCTTTGCTTAGAGAGAAAATAACAGCAAAGATGAGCACTCAAATGATTGTAATAGTAGATGAAAAGAAGTGTGTTAAAAAATTGGGCGCTTTTCCGCTACCCGTTGAAGTAGCTCGCTTTGGATTTGCCGCCACAAAAAAAGAGATTGAGAATTTGGGGTTTAATGCAACTCTTCGATTAAATAAGAAAAAGAACCATCCCTTTTTGACCGATCAGCGAAATTTTATTTTGGATCTAAAATGGAATAGCCCTCAAAAAATAACCCCGGAAAATGCGGATCTTTTTCTTAAATCTATTCCAGGTGTTATTGAAACGGGCTTTTTTTTCAATTTGGCCACAAAAATTCTCGTAGGTAAAGAAAATGGCAAAGTTGAGATTTTATAA
- a CDS encoding WD40 repeat domain-containing protein, whose translation MSSLKSNARIGSSKIQPLNRLLIKSVDRINCWQIVDGKVFGGSYDGTILIWDIDSGTELKTLEGHTASVTCLQVAYGKVFSASRDNTIRIWDIDSGEELNALEGHTKGTIRIWDIDSGEELQVLVGHTGPVTCLQVADGKIFSGSYDGTIRIWDIDSGEELQVLVGHTGPVTCLQVADGKLFSASHDNTIRVWDIDSGEELKVLKGHTGLVTCLRVAYGKLFSGSWDKTIRVWDIDSGKELKVLKSEDWVNCLQVVMERFSADPVTERSGYGISIQEKRSG comes from the coding sequence TTGAGTAGCTTAAAAAGTAATGCTCGCATCGGCTCTTCGAAAATTCAACCTTTGAACCGGTTACTAATAAAGAGTGTAGATAGAATAAATTGTTGGCAGATCGTCGATGGAAAGGTTTTCGGTGGATCCTATGACGGAACGATTCTGATATGGGATATCGATTCAGGAACAGAGCTCAAGACACTAGAAGGACATACAGCATCAGTAACTTGTTTACAGGTCGCCTATGGAAAGGTTTTCAGCGCATCTCGTGATAACACGATTCGGATATGGGATATCGATTCAGGAGAAGAACTCAATGCACTTGAAGGACATACAAAGGGAACGATTCGAATATGGGATATCGATTCAGGAGAAGAACTCCAGGTGCTAGTCGGACATACAGGACCAGTAACTTGTTTACAGGTAGCTGATGGAAAGATTTTCAGTGGATCCTATGACGGAACGATTCGAATATGGGATATCGATTCAGGAGAAGAACTCCAGGTGCTAGTCGGACATACAGGACCAGTAACTTGTTTACAGGTAGCTGATGGAAAGCTTTTCAGCGCATCTCATGATAACACGATTCGGGTCTGGGATATCGATTCGGGAGAAGAACTCAAGGTGCTAAAAGGACATACAGGTTTAGTAACTTGTTTACGGGTCGCTTATGGAAAGCTTTTCAGCGGATCATGGGATAAAACGATCAGGGTATGGGATATCGATTCGGGAAAAGAACTCAAAGTTCTAAAGAGTGAGGATTGGGTAAATTGTTTACAGGTAGTGATGGAAAGATTTTCAGCGGATCCAGTGACGGAACGATCCGGGTATGGGATATCGATTCAGGAAAAGAGATCAGGGTGA
- a CDS encoding F-box/WD repeat-containing protein, which produces MNITNNLSKTDKTPYSEESDISQKNINELPDELLLKIFSSLGLETLAQTSLTCKHWKSLSFDPSLLRNIFFKSLPQTAELYKRNPDEVTDKDFFLRSLKRDARMRSAKFQPSSRVLIEYKRGINCFQLADGKVISGSDYETIRIWDPDSGKEIKALTGHTSSVNCLQVAEGKVFSGSDDKTIRIWDIDSGKEFKVLTGHRSWVKCLQVAERKVFSGSGDGMIRIWDIDSGGELQVLIGHKGPVTCLQVADGKIFSGSWDKTIRIWDIDSGKEFKVLTGHRSWVNCLQVADGKVFSGSDDEMIRIWDFNSGKKLRPLKGHTKPVCCLQVADGKVFSGSDDKTIRVWDIDSGTELRMIENFEEGVYNLSVVDGKIFVRSGYFKIKVFDFNLPL; this is translated from the coding sequence ATGAACATAACTAACAACCTTAGTAAAACAGACAAAACCCCTTATTCAGAAGAATCGGATATTAGTCAAAAAAACATCAATGAACTTCCAGATGAGCTTCTTCTAAAAATTTTTTCAAGCCTTGGGCTTGAAACTCTCGCCCAAACTAGCTTGACTTGCAAACATTGGAAATCTTTAAGCTTCGATCCTTCTTTGCTTCGAAATATATTTTTTAAATCGCTCCCTCAAACCGCTGAACTATATAAGAGGAACCCTGATGAGGTTACGGATAAAGATTTTTTCTTGCGTAGCTTGAAAAGAGATGCCCGCATGCGCTCTGCTAAGTTTCAACCTTCGAGCCGTGTATTAATAGAATATAAACGTGGCATAAATTGTTTTCAGCTGGCTGATGGAAAAGTGATCAGCGGATCGGATTATGAAACGATCCGGATATGGGATCCAGATTCAGGAAAAGAAATCAAAGCGCTTACCGGTCATACAAGTTCGGTAAATTGTTTGCAGGTAGCTGAGGGAAAGGTATTCAGCGGATCGGATGATAAAACCATTAGGATATGGGATATCGATTCGGGAAAAGAATTCAAAGTCCTTACCGGACATCGAAGTTGGGTAAAGTGTTTGCAGGTGGCTGAGAGAAAGGTATTCAGCGGATCAGGAGATGGAATGATTCGGATCTGGGATATCGATTCAGGAGGAGAACTCCAGGTGCTAATCGGACATAAAGGGCCAGTAACTTGTTTACAGGTAGCTGATGGAAAGATTTTCAGCGGATCATGGGATAAAACCATTAGGATATGGGATATCGATTCGGGAAAAGAATTCAAAGTCCTTACCGGACATAGAAGTTGGGTAAATTGTTTGCAGGTGGCTGATGGAAAGGTTTTCAGCGGATCTGATGATGAAATGATCCGTATATGGGATTTTAATTCGGGAAAAAAACTCAGACCGCTTAAAGGGCATACGAAGCCGGTATGTTGTCTGCAGGTGGCGGATGGAAAGGTTTTCAGCGGATCGGATGATAAAACGATCAGGGTATGGGATATCGATTCGGGAACAGAACTCAGGATGATAGAGAATTTTGAGGAGGGCGTATACAATCTGAGTGTTGTGGACGGAAAAATCTTCGTTCGAAGCGGTTATTTCAAAATTAAGGTGTTTGACTTTAATCTACCTCTTTAA